The DNA sequence TGCGGACGGTTTCACGCAGGCCGAGTTGCGGGAGGCCCGCGCTGCGCTTGCTTCCATGATAGGCAAGACCGAGAAGACCCAGGCCGGATTCTCGCCGGGAACCTCCCCGCATACGCTGCAGCGGAACAGGCGCAAGGCGCTGCGCATCGCGGAGGCATTGATGGACGCAGGATCGGCTTCGCGGCGCAGTCCGGGGAGCGGTCAACGGGAATGCTATGCCGGACCAGAGCATCGAAACTGCGTGGAACGACGAAGCGGGCTCGCCTCCGGCCCGAGGCTCAACGGCCACCCGTCGGGACAGTAGATCGAAATCGGGATCGCTGTCGGGATCGAAACGAAACGGCGCTCGGACACGAGAGACCGGGAGCCATATCGGGCGCGGGAGGAGATGGCGATCCACGAGGGGAACGAGATCGATCCCGTTCCCGAAAGCGATTCGGATGAGACCAAGCCCCGGCGAGTCGGGGGGGCGACGGGATTCCGCCGCGTCACCGCTGACGTTGCCTGATCTATCCGGCGCATGGTATCTCCGGAAGCTTCTCCGTGTAAATCTCCGCGGAACTGTGCTACCCTGTGCGAAAACACGGATGCGAGTTCCCTGTGACCTCTGTGGCGAAGCGCGTATGCAGGGGGGTGCCCATGTTCAGCGGATCCATCGTTGCCCTGGTGACGCCGTTCAAAAACGGCGAGGTGGACTACCCGGCGCTGGCCGAGCTGCTCGAGTTCCAGATCGGCGCCGGGACCGACGTGATCCTGCCCTGCGGCACGACCGGGGAGTCGGCGACGCTGTCGCATGAGGAGCACGACCGCGTGGTCGAATTCGTCGTCCAGAAGGTCGCCGGGCGGGTGCCGGTCATCGCGGGGAGCGGTTCGAACTCCACGGCGGAGGCGCTGCGGCTTACGCGGCACGCCAAGGAGGCGGGCGCCGACGGCGTCCTGGTGATCACCCCGTACGGCAACAAGCCGACCCAGCGCGGGCTTATCTACCATTACGAGGCGCTGGCGAAGGGGGTGGATATCCCGATCGTGCTGTACAACGTCCCCGGGAGGACCGGCGTCTCGATCGCCCCGGAGACGGTCGCCGCCCTCTCGAGGCACAAGAACATCGTGGCCATCAAGGAGGCCGGCGGCAGCCTCGAGCAGGTGAGCCAGATCATCTCCCGGTGCGACATTACCGTCCTCTCCGGCGACGACAGTTTGACCTTCCCGATCATGGCGCTGGGGGGGAAGGGGGTAGTCTCCGTGGTCGCCAACGTCCTGCCCGCCGCGGTCGCCGAGATGGTGGAGACGTACCTCGAGAAGGACGTCGAGGGGGCGCGCACGATGCACTATGAGCTCTACCGGATGAGCCGGGCGCTCTTCATCGAGACCAATCCGATCCCGGTGAAGGCGGCCCTGGCGATGATGGGCAAGATCGAAGAGGAGTACCGGCTGCCGCTCTGCCGGATGGCCGATGAAAACCGGCTGAAGCTCGAGAAGGTGATGAAGGAGTACGAACTGATCTGAGCGTCGTGAGACGCCGGACGCGGGAGGGAGGGGGAGCGCCGGATGCAGAGGATCGTCGTCTGCGGGGCCTGCGGGCGGATGGGGAAGAGGATCATCGCCTGCGCGGCGGAGGATCCGGGGATCGCCGTCGCCGGCGCGGTGGAACGCGCGGGGCACCCGTGCCTGGGGGCCGATGCGGGGGCCTGCGCGGGCGTCGGCGAAATCGGGGTCGCCGTCTCGGCGGATCTCGAAGCCGCCGCCCGCGGGGCGGATGTGATCGTGGACTTCTCCGGCCGCGAGACGGCGGTGCGGAACGCCGCGGCGGCCGCCTCCCTCGGCATGCCGATCGTGATCGGCACGACCGGTCTCGGGGAGGAGCAGCTACACCCGATTCGGGCGGCGGCGGAAAAGGTCGCCTGCGTCGTCGCGCCCAACATGAGCGTCGGGGCGAATCTTCTCATCGAGATCGCAGCCGAGACGGCGCGCCTCCTCGGCGACGACTACGACGTCGAGATCGTCGAGACGCATCACCGGATGAAGAAGGACGCGCCGAGCGGGACGGCGCTCGCCCTGGCGCGCGCCGTCGCCGGGGCCCGCGGAATCGATCTTCCCGGAGCCGTCGTGTACGGGAGGAGCGGCCACCCGGGCGCGCGCCCGAAGGGGCAGATCGGCATTCACGCGGTCCGGCAGGGCGATGTCGTCGGCGACCATGTCGTCGGTTTCGCCGCGCCGGGCGAGCGGATCGAGCTTGTCCACCGCGCCACCTCGCGCGATACGTTCGCGCGCGGCGCCCTGCGGGCGGCGAAATGGGTCGCGAAGAAGGCGCCCGGCATCTACGGGATGGCGGACGTGCTGCGCGAGGGCTGATCGCCACGGATCATGCGGACGACGCGGAGGCGCCCTTTTCCCGCGCTTCCCGCCGTTCGATTTCTCATTCAGGAGGAGGGGGAAACGGCGGTGAACGCACGGAAGCGGATCGCGATAGCGTACGCGGACAGGCTGCGGAGGCTCCCTCCGTACCTGTTCGCCGAGATCGACCGGATGAAGCGGGAGGTCGTCAAAACGGGGCGGGACATCATCGACC is a window from the Chlamydiota bacterium genome containing:
- a CDS encoding 4-hydroxy-tetrahydrodipicolinate synthase; the protein is MFSGSIVALVTPFKNGEVDYPALAELLEFQIGAGTDVILPCGTTGESATLSHEEHDRVVEFVVQKVAGRVPVIAGSGSNSTAEALRLTRHAKEAGADGVLVITPYGNKPTQRGLIYHYEALAKGVDIPIVLYNVPGRTGVSIAPETVAALSRHKNIVAIKEAGGSLEQVSQIISRCDITVLSGDDSLTFPIMALGGKGVVSVVANVLPAAVAEMVETYLEKDVEGARTMHYELYRMSRALFIETNPIPVKAALAMMGKIEEEYRLPLCRMADENRLKLEKVMKEYELI
- a CDS encoding 4-hydroxy-tetrahydrodipicolinate reductase, yielding MQRIVVCGACGRMGKRIIACAAEDPGIAVAGAVERAGHPCLGADAGACAGVGEIGVAVSADLEAAARGADVIVDFSGRETAVRNAAAAASLGMPIVIGTTGLGEEQLHPIRAAAEKVACVVAPNMSVGANLLIEIAAETARLLGDDYDVEIVETHHRMKKDAPSGTALALARAVAGARGIDLPGAVVYGRSGHPGARPKGQIGIHAVRQGDVVGDHVVGFAAPGERIELVHRATSRDTFARGALRAAKWVAKKAPGIYGMADVLREG